The genomic stretch TGGCGAACGCCAGGTGCTGCCGCGTCTACCCTTACCAGTAGATCACGTCGGCACCCGTGAGTGCATCCGCCAGGCTATCGGCAGCGGCCATTCCGGAAACCTTGTCAGCCAAGGGGTTCGAGGCCGAAAATTGCTGGAAGTCGTAGGCTTCGAAGCTCGACGCGGTCAGCTGCGTGCCGGCATCGACCTTGGCGAACAGCACCTTGGCCTGTGCGCCGCTGCCGTCGGCATCGTACCAGATGTTGCCGGTAGAACTGTCGTAGATGATCCGCTGGCTGGCCGTGCTTGCACTGGTTCCGGCGCGGAACGCCGCGGCATCAAGCACGCCTTCCGAACCTATTCCGGAGAAGATGCCGAGATTGAGGATGATGCCATCGGTGCCTACCGCGAAGTCGGTGATGGTATCGACATTGCCTGCGCCAAGGTGGCTATCGAAGATGAAGACGTCGGTCCCGCCTCCCCCGGTCAGCATATCGGCGCCATCGCCGCCGAACAGCAGGTCGAGGCCCGCACCGCCTTCCAGACGGTCGTCCCCATCTCCGCCGAACAGAATGTCGTCGCCATCGTCGCCGAAGAGACGGTCTGCGCCCGCTTCTCCGTAAAGCTCGTCGTGATCGGCCCCGCCCACCAACGTGTCGCTGCCAGAACCGCCGAACAGCAGATCGAAGCCTGCACCGCCCGTCAGGTGATCGTTGCCGCCTTCGCCCAGAAGTATATCGTTGCCTGCCCCGCCATCGAGGATGTCGTCCCCGTCACCGCCGTCCATGCCGTCGTCGCCAAGACCGCCGATGAGCCGATCGTTGCCGATACCGCCATAAAGCAGGTCGCTTCCGGTGCCGCCGCTGAGGTAATCGGCCCCGGACCCGCCATCGAGCTGGTCGGCGCCGTCGTCGCCGAACAGCTGATCGTCACCGCCATCGCCCTGCAGCATGTCGTCTTGGCCGCCGCCGCGAAGTACGTCGTCATCATCGCCGCCGGAAAGCACGTCTGCTCCGTAGCCGCCCACCAGAAGGTCGCGCCCGGCGTCACCGGAAAGACTGTCGTTTCCGCCTCCGCCATTCAGCGTATCGTTGCCGTCACCGCCGATCAGGGTGTCGGCGCCAGCCTCGCCGTTCAACGTGTCGGCTCCGCCGTTTCCTTCCAGCCAGTCGTCACCCGCGCCGCCGAACAGGCGATCGTTGCCAGCACGGCCGTAGAGCAGGTCGTTGCCGCTGCCACCATTCAAAAGGTCGTTACCCTGCCCGCCGGTGAGCGTGTCCATGCCCATGCCGCCGTACAGCTGGTCGTCGTCGGCACCGCCGTCGATGACATCGTTGTTGCGTCCGCCGGAAATGGTGTCGGCCCCGTCTCCGCCGAACAGCGCATCGTCGCCGTCGCCGCCGTCGATAGCGTCGTCGCCGCCGTCACCGAAGATTTCGTCTGCGCCCGCGCCGCCTACCAGCGTATCGCCGCCATAGCCGCCGCGCATGTGATCGTCGCCTTCGCCGCCGTACATTCGATCCGTGCCGTTCTCTCCGTAGAGGAAGTCGTCCCCTGCAAGTCCGCGAAGCGTATCGTTACCCGCGCCGCCGCGAAGGGTGTTGGAACCCCACGATCCACGCAGCAGGTCGTCGCCCGCACCGCCAGTGAGCGACTCAGTGCCGGGATTGTAATTGACCGACCAGCCGTTGGCGAAGTCCGAGATGTCATGATCCTGGAACGTCGCGACGGTGACCCACTCGCCGCTATAGTCGCGCACCTGCAATAGGGCGTCCGAACCGTCCTGCCAGAAACGCATGTCTTGGGTGAGGAAAGGGTTCTGCCCCCGGTAGATACCGAGATAGACCAGCTCGTCGATCTGCATCAAATCGCCACCTGCGCCGGTGTCGAAATCGCGGATGACTATGTCGAGATCGCCCGACGGTGTCAGGGCATAGGGATCGAACCGCAAGGTGTCGCGTCCGCTCCCCAACGCCACATCCATCGCCAGGCCGTTGAATGTCAGCCAGACGGTATCGTCGTCGAGACCCGCCCGGATGACGACCGAGCCTTCATTGCCGTTAAAATAGAAGGCGTCGCGCCCTGCGCCACCGATGGCGTCGACCCGGGTCGCGTTGTAAATCTGGCCGCCGAAGCCGTCGTTCCCGTTGCCGCCCTGCATAAGCACCCTGCCGACCGGATCGGTGTCATACCGGCTGAGGGTCAGCTGGTCGTCGCCCTCACCGCCGTAAAGCCGGTCGTTCACCCCTGTGCTGGACAAGGTGTCGTTGCCGTTCCCCCCAAACAAGTCGTTTGATCCGCCATTGCCGTCCAGCCAGTCGTTCCCGTCGCCACCGTAAATGCTGTCGTCGCCGGCCAAGCCATAAACGGTATCGTTTTGTCCAAGGCCGTAGAGTGTGTCGCCGCCTTCGGTACCTTGGTAATAATCGTCATACTGGCTGCCGTACCAGGTAATCCCCGGACCGGGCGTGCCGTCGTAATTGTAGCCGAGATTGCTGTAGACGAAATCGGTCAGGGCCGTGTCCTGGAAGGTGACCATCGTCACGTAATACCCGGACGTATGGCGGTACTGCAGCAGCACGTCGCTGCCGTACTGGATCATCTGCAGGTAGCCACCCGCGAACGGATTCCCGCCGTCGTCGTACCAGCCCGTCAGAGTCTCGATGAGCGAGTCGCTCAGAACAATCTCGTCGCCGTTTTCCCCCGTCTGGAAATCGCCGATCGTGATGCTGCTCGCTTCGCCGAGCGTCTGGTTGTAGTCGTAATAGGAATACCCGCCGAAGATGCGGACGATATCCTGCCCATCGCCGAGCCGTATGTCCCACTGCATGCCGTAGGTTTCGACATTAACCTCGTCATTGCCGGCACCGGCGCGAACGACGACATTGCCCGCTTCCCCGCTCGCTCCGATCAGATCGTCCCCTGCGCCGCCGATAGCGGTCAGCGTACCGGCGAACTGCGTATCGCGGATGTTGAAGAATAGAAGGTCGTTGCCGTTGCCGCCGTCGAGCAGGATGCGGTCCTGGCTGGTGCCCATTCCTTCGTCGCGATAGGCGAAGAGGTAATCGTCCCCATCCTCGCCATAGGACCGGTCGTTGCCGGCGCTGCTGGTGATCGAGTCGATGCCCGCGCCGCCATAGACAATGTCATCGCCCAGGAAGCCGTATATATCGTCGTTTCCGCCGCGGCCGTAGATCGTATCGCCCCCGGCAGTGCCAACCAGGTAGTCGGCGTTGTCCGTTCCGTTGATGGTCTCGCCGACGGGCGGCTCGCCGCTGGTGTCGAAGCCGACATTGGCCTCGTTGAAGGTGCTCGCCTGGGTGTTCTCGAACCGGATCAGCGTTTCGAAATCATAGCCGGTGCCCGAACCGTCCCGGTCGATCTGCAATAATGTGTCGGTTCCGTTCTGGAGCAAGCGCGCATGGCCGGTCGAGAACGGATTGCTGCCATAAGGCATGCCGGTCATCTGATGGGGAATTTCGTCCCACACCAGTACGTCACCGTTGGCACCGGTGTCGAAATCGGTGACCACCATGGCGACATGCCCCCAATCCACCTGGCGCAGGACCATATAATCGGTCTCTGCGCCGAGGCTTATCGTGAAGCTCGCTCCGCTCAGGTAGATGTCGAAGCGATCGCCGCCATCGCCGCCATGAGCCGTTGCCTGGCCGAAACCGCCGGAGAGGCTGAACCAATCGATCCCAGCCTCTCCATAGGCGGTCACGACGGTATTTACTTGGTTGTAACCCAGAAAGATCCGGAAACTGTCACCGCCATCGCCGCCGTAAAGAACGCTCGAAGATGCCTCTGCTCCATAATAGGAACGATCGAAGTTTATGGAGTCGTTGCCGAGGCCTGCGCGGACAATATCGCTACCCCAGTTCGCCTGGATGGAATCGTCGCCGGCGCCGCCATAAAGCAAATCGTCGCCAAACCCGCCGTCGATATAGTCATGGCCATCGCCACCGATGATCGTGTCATTGCCGTCGTCGCCGAAGAGGTTGTCGTTACCCGCACCCCCATCGATGCGGTCGTTGCCACCTAAGCCCGTGATGTCGTCATCACCGCCGAGACCTTCGAGAATGTCGTCGCCGTCGGTACCCTCGATGTAGTCGCCACCTTCAGTGCCGGTAAAACGCATGACCAGTATTCCCTGCCCAGATTGACCCAATAGCCAAGTGTTTACGGGCAGTTTTTGTCTGGTCGAGCGAATTTGCGGAGCACAAGACGTTTTCTGCCAAACGAGGACTTTACGTCACTATCGGCAGCAGGTTTCGTCAGACTAGTTGAGCACTATTCCTAAAACGGAAAATTGGATGCCCCGTGAGGATTCGAACCTCAATTGACGGAGTCAGAGTCCGTAGTCTTACCATTAGACGACGGGGCATCGGCGCTCACCGGGCCGCGCAGAATCGTGTACTGCGCGCGGGAGAGGTGGGCCATCTAGTTTCGCCGTCTGCCGAGGTCAACCCCGCTCCGGCGGCGCCTCTTGCCCCCTTTGCGCTTCACGGCTAGCATCGGCACCAAGTCCCCGCGCCCAATGGTTGGTGCGGGAGGAACAAGAAAGCTCCTTATAATGGCGGACAGTCCTCCGCCGGACATCACAAGGGGGCCTGGACGCAAACGGGGCGACAAGTCCGGCAAGGTAGCCGATTTTCGCTACAAGCGCCCCGCCCGGCCCGACCAGACGAGAGGCGAAGCTCGCACCCGTGCGCCGCACGAAGGCACAGCCGGACGTGGACCGGGCGCAAACGCCCGACCGAACACGCACTACCGCCAGGCGTACGCCGCGCTCGATCTTGGCACGAACAACTGCCGCCTGCTGATCGCACGGCCGAGCGGAGCGGATTTCACCGTGATCGATGCCTTCAGCCGCGTGGTCCGGCTCGGCGAAGGCCTCGCTGCGAGCGGAAGATTGTCGGACGAGGCAATGGACCGGACGCTTGCCGCCCTGCAGGTCTGTGCGGAAAAGCTGAGGCGCCGCAATGTCCGCCTCGCACGTTCGGTCGCGACCGAGGCCTGCCGCCGCGCTGCCAATGGCCCGAAGTTCATCGAGCGGGTGAAAGAGGAAACCGGCATCGTCCTCGACATCATCTCCGCGCAGGAGGAAGCGCGACTGGCGGTGCTCGGCTGCCATGTCCTGCTGGAAGACGGGACCGGCCCGGCGATCATCTTCGACATCGGCGGCGGTTCGACCGAGCTGGTGCTGGTCGAACCGGGCGGCCCGGTCCCGCGCATCCTCGACTGGCTGAGCGTGCCGTGGGGTGTCGTCTCGCTGACCGATACTGTCGGGCCGTCGGACGGCAGCGAGGAAGGCCGGCTCGATCGCTATCGCGAAATGCGCCGGACGGTCGCCCGCAGCTTCCGCAGCTTTGCCGAGCGGATCGGCGAGCATGCGCGCTCGAGCGACGGCATCCGCCTACTCGGCACGAGCGGCACGGTGACCACGCTTGCCAGCCTGCATCTCGAACTGCCGCAATACGATCGCCGCGCCGTCGACGGCCTGATCCTGCCCTCGCAGGCAATGCGCGACATTTCCACGCGCCTCTCGCGGATGAGCGAGGCCGACCGCCGCCAGCTGCCCTGCATCGGCGACGATCGCGCCAATCTCGTCATCGCCGGCTGCGCGATCCTGGAATCGATCCTCGACATCTGGCCCTCGGTCCAGCTCGGCGTGGCCGATCGCGGCATTCGCGAAGGCATCCTGCGCAGCCTGATCGCCGCCGATGCCGACGGCGAACGCAGCCGCGCGGCCATGCAGAAGATGCGGGAGCAGGATGTATGATTAG from Qipengyuania profundimaris encodes the following:
- a CDS encoding Ppx/GppA phosphatase family protein, which produces MADSPPPDITRGPGRKRGDKSGKVADFRYKRPARPDQTRGEARTRAPHEGTAGRGPGANARPNTHYRQAYAALDLGTNNCRLLIARPSGADFTVIDAFSRVVRLGEGLAASGRLSDEAMDRTLAALQVCAEKLRRRNVRLARSVATEACRRAANGPKFIERVKEETGIVLDIISAQEEARLAVLGCHVLLEDGTGPAIIFDIGGGSTELVLVEPGGPVPRILDWLSVPWGVVSLTDTVGPSDGSEEGRLDRYREMRRTVARSFRSFAERIGEHARSSDGIRLLGTSGTVTTLASLHLELPQYDRRAVDGLILPSQAMRDISTRLSRMSEADRRQLPCIGDDRANLVIAGCAILESILDIWPSVQLGVADRGIREGILRSLIAADADGERSRAAMQKMREQDV
- a CDS encoding calcium-binding protein → MRFTGTEGGDYIEGTDGDDILEGLGGDDDITGLGGNDRIDGGAGNDNLFGDDGNDTIIGGDGHDYIDGGFGDDLLYGGAGDDSIQANWGSDIVRAGLGNDSINFDRSYYGAEASSSVLYGGDGGDSFRIFLGYNQVNTVVTAYGEAGIDWFSLSGGFGQATAHGGDGGDRFDIYLSGASFTISLGAETDYMVLRQVDWGHVAMVVTDFDTGANGDVLVWDEIPHQMTGMPYGSNPFSTGHARLLQNGTDTLLQIDRDGSGTGYDFETLIRFENTQASTFNEANVGFDTSGEPPVGETINGTDNADYLVGTAGGDTIYGRGGNDDIYGFLGDDIVYGGAGIDSITSSAGNDRSYGEDGDDYLFAYRDEGMGTSQDRILLDGGNGNDLLFFNIRDTQFAGTLTAIGGAGDDLIGASGEAGNVVVRAGAGNDEVNVETYGMQWDIRLGDGQDIVRIFGGYSYYDYNQTLGEASSITIGDFQTGENGDEIVLSDSLIETLTGWYDDGGNPFAGGYLQMIQYGSDVLLQYRHTSGYYVTMVTFQDTALTDFVYSNLGYNYDGTPGPGITWYGSQYDDYYQGTEGGDTLYGLGQNDTVYGLAGDDSIYGGDGNDWLDGNGGSNDLFGGNGNDTLSSTGVNDRLYGGEGDDQLTLSRYDTDPVGRVLMQGGNGNDGFGGQIYNATRVDAIGGAGRDAFYFNGNEGSVVIRAGLDDDTVWLTFNGLAMDVALGSGRDTLRFDPYALTPSGDLDIVIRDFDTGAGGDLMQIDELVYLGIYRGQNPFLTQDMRFWQDGSDALLQVRDYSGEWVTVATFQDHDISDFANGWSVNYNPGTESLTGGAGDDLLRGSWGSNTLRGGAGNDTLRGLAGDDFLYGENGTDRMYGGEGDDHMRGGYGGDTLVGGAGADEIFGDGGDDAIDGGDGDDALFGGDGADTISGGRNNDVIDGGADDDQLYGGMGMDTLTGGQGNDLLNGGSGNDLLYGRAGNDRLFGGAGDDWLEGNGGADTLNGEAGADTLIGGDGNDTLNGGGGNDSLSGDAGRDLLVGGYGADVLSGGDDDDVLRGGGQDDMLQGDGGDDQLFGDDGADQLDGGSGADYLSGGTGSDLLYGGIGNDRLIGGLGDDGMDGGDGDDILDGGAGNDILLGEGGNDHLTGGAGFDLLFGGSGSDTLVGGADHDELYGEAGADRLFGDDGDDILFGGDGDDRLEGGAGLDLLFGGDGADMLTGGGGTDVFIFDSHLGAGNVDTITDFAVGTDGIILNLGIFSGIGSEGVLDAAAFRAGTSASTASQRIIYDSSTGNIWYDADGSGAQAKVLFAKVDAGTQLTASSFEAYDFQQFSASNPLADKVSGMAAADSLADALTGADVIYW